The following proteins come from a genomic window of Aspergillus luchuensis IFO 4308 DNA, chromosome 3, nearly complete sequence:
- a CDS encoding uncharacterized protein (COG:S;~EggNog:ENOG410Q22D), with product MPAQVLISSEVEPLSLIPKLVKSCKGAILDPQELKNPTFSLTELEGSHTTDEDLDHLSDVAQTVLIEHPMDDVECLETTWARGSITLPAEESADVDELSDADGYPTSESPAYILTWFGLNKIDYHLYLAHNERGMDDNTRRNSMFLFDGDECRPCLYSQLSDLQTYYPNDIGEDNDPIMLINCLPVRGNPAAPADKAYILGFDFDSGNLFVRQFAWLPEYIDDVWCVWNEGFNRYEVQIKALRDTLRQCIDECKLDPGVGILSKGKYVVDNWEGTGVSEDPGMELVIVINFCLWVVDMAEPLILPCVPGAESLIADFRRYEEECRRILACASARFWKRVQKGYTEEQERCEKARSRYIDDLMTLHVPEAHELENVRGCAPSLDTASKLRQQYQDGRRECHEQGLQDVFTLPTNASVPKSPGSTFREIVERSKQALASSILTSPAPKASQAKSRHLDRARSRRDWIATASGHSTSSSEEDSFSDASESRKSPVPVLLRRMSDLSQAHPELDNVSIREQLETILSEMKLTTG from the coding sequence ATGCCAGCCCAGGTCCTCATAAGCTCCGAGGTTGAGCCCCTCTCTCTGATACCGAAACTGGTGAAGAGTTGCAAAGGCGCAATATTGGATCCACAGGAGCTTAAAAATCCCACTTTTTCCCTTACTGAACTTGAAGGGTCCCACACCACAGATGAGGACTTGGATCACCTTTCGGATGTGGCTCAGACAGTCCTGATTGAACATCCTATGGACGATGTTGAGTGTTTAGAGACAACGTGGGCACGAGGCTCCATTACTTTACCTGCCGAAGAAAGCGCGGATGTCGATGAACTCTCTGATGCCGACGGATATCCGACAAGCGAATCCCCGGCTTATATTCTGACATGGTTTGGGTTGAACAAGATCGATTATCACTTGTACCTCGCTCACAACGAAAGAGGCATGGACGATAATACGAGACGCAACAGCATGTTCTTATTTGATGGCGATGAGTGCCGTCCCTGTCTTTACAGTCAGCTATCTGATCTACAGACTTATTATCCTAACGACATCGGTGAAGATAACGACCCTATTATGTTGATCAATTGCTTGCCTGTTCGTGGTAATCCTGCTGCTCCCGCTGACAAGGCCTATATCTTGGGTTTCGATTTCGACAGTGGTAATCTCTTTGTCCGTCAGTTTGCTTGGTTACCGGAATACATCGACGACGTCTGGTGCGTCTGGAATGAGGGCTTTAACCGGTACGAAGTGCAAATCAAGGCCTTGCGTGATACCCTCCGGCAGTGCATTGACGAATGTAAGCTGGATCCGGGCGTGGGTATTCTTAGCAAGGGCAAGTATGTTGTGGATAACTGGGAGGGCACGGGAGTCAGTGAGGATCCCGGCATGGAGCTGGTGATTGTCATCAACTTCTGTCTGTGGGTCGTAGATATGGCAGAGCCGCTGATCCTGCCATGTGTTCCTGGAGCCGAGTCTCTCATTGCAGATTTTCGGAGGTATGAGGAGGAGTGTCGCAGAATCTTGGCCTGCGCCTCGGCAAGATTCTGGAAGCGTGTCCAAAAGGGCTATAcggaagagcaagaaagatGCGAGAAAGCGAGGAGCCGCTACATCGATGACTTGATGACCCTTCACGTCCCTGAAGCACATGAGCTTGAGAATGTTAGGGGATGTGCGCCCAGTCTGGATACTGCCAGCAAGCTTCGCCAGCAGTACCAAGATGGGCGAAGAGAATGCCACGAGCAAGGCTTGCAGGACGTGTTTACCCTGCCAACTAATGCCAGCGTCCCCAAGTCTCCAGGATCAACTTTCAGAGAAATAGTTGAGAGATCAAAACAGGCATTGGCGTCGAGCATACTGACCTCTCCTGCTCCTAAGGCTTCGCAGGCTAAGTCCCGTCACCTTGATCGGGCTCGATCACGCAGGGACTGGATTGCTACAGCATCAGGGCATAGCACTTCATCGAGTGAAGAAGATAGCTTCTCCGATGCCTCTGAGTCCCGCAAATCACCTGTTCCAGTGCTCTTGAGGCGGATGTCTGACCTTTCACAGGCACATCCAGAGCTTGACAATGTCAGTATCCGAGAACAGTTGGAGACGATTCTCTCTGAGATGAAACTGACTACGGGGTAA
- a CDS encoding rhomboid protease PCP1 (COG:T;~EggNog:ENOG410PNV5;~InterPro:IPR022764,IPR035952;~MEROPS:MER0015472;~PFAM:PF01694;~TransMembrane:6 (i329-347o367-386i446-465o471-492i513-530o542-558i);~go_component: GO:0016021 - integral component of membrane [Evidence IEA];~go_function: GO:0004252 - serine-type endopeptidase activity [Evidence IEA]) → MSNALGVAWRVPCPGLRAPSWLAPSTSTSPLRSSAPLRLSASITTLPWQPDNIARRLLSSWSNQSPVLSRPTTAPSSSLILIRSFHNTHSLRAKHPTTPDQPQEQGTHPRSTPFTTTELKTIFGPRTKLPPALANRVLAVLHGRRLLGTLDLNLPADIVRSVHPRSLELALKYLRANYPVDEDAAILARVEREMDEEEARNVQRYMPQGGEYGADVNGGAGASHNPSGKSVLEEVRTQNEAYLLAEQERKRQEWLSRGMQHDERVRRSFEKNSLALRNVDEKTALEIAPKDRQLADPKQRPVLAWVQKNYMAAEDLDFDLNKLTLRQRLLPSFAFLLLTLGLCYAYTMYYEPPATSDRLWPNIPRSAATVGTIIGINMAIFALWWFPPCWRLFNRYLISIPANPNPPLRLLGNIFSHQYPKHLISNMVFLWFIGTKLHDEIGRGEFLSLYIASGVVGSFVTLTAHCLMAQWTVSALGASGALSGVIAAYCTLNANENLQFFFLPEEWKKMLSVPGWSIITTMVALEAITLVRRLRGPHKLDHWAHMGGYLTGISWALSRPKMERKHPDGSGSWYRWLSSKN, encoded by the exons ATGAGCAATGCGTTAGGTGTAGCCTGGCGCGTACCATGCCCGGGGCTCCGCGCCCCCAGCTGGCTTGccccatcaacatcaacatcaccgcTGCGCTCCTccgctcctcttcgtctctcCGCCTCTATAACCACCCTCCCATGGCAACCCGATAATATTGCCAGGCGCCTCTTAAGCTCCTGGTCAAATCAATCCCCAGTTCTCTCCAGACCGACAaccgctccctcctcatccctcatcctcattcGCTCCTTCCACAACACCCACTCCCTCCGCGCCAAACACCCAACAACTCCAGACCAACCCCAAGAACAAGGCACTCATCCCCGCTCAACGCCCTTCACGACCACCGAACTCAAAACCATCTTCGGTCCACGTACCAAACTTCCCCCTGCCCTAGCAAACCGTGTCCTCGCCGTCCTCCATGGCCGCCGTCTCCTCGGCACCCTGGACCTAAACCTCCCTGCTGATATCGTCCGCTCCGTGCACCCGCGCAGTCTGGAGCTCGCACTCAAGTACCTCCGTGCGAACTACCCGGTCGACGAAGATGCCGCGATTCTGGCCCGCGTTGAGCGCGAaatggacgaggaggaagcaAGGAATGTACAGCGCTATATGCCGCAGGGTGGGGAGTATGGAGCCGATGTAAATGGGGGAGCGGGTGCGTCGCATAACCCGTCGGGAAAGAGTGTGTTGGAGGAAGTCCGGACGCAGAACGAGGCGTACTTGCTGGCCGAGCAGGAGAGGAAACGGCAGGAGTGGTTGTCCCGGGGCATGCAGCATGATGAGAGGGTTAGGCGCTCATTCGAGAAGAATAGTCTGGCTTTGAGgaatgtggatgagaagactGCGTTGGAGATTGCGCCGAAGG ACCGACAACTTGCGGACCCCAAGCAGCGTCCTGTTCTTGCTTGGGTGCAGAAGAATTACATGGCTGCGGAGGACTTGGACTTTGATCTGAACAAGCTCACCCTG CGTCAACGGCTTCTCCCCTCGTTTGCGTTCTTGCTCTTAACCCTGGGTCTCTGCTACGCCTACACCATGTACTACGAACCGCCCGCAACCTCCGACAGATTATGGCCCAATATTCCACGCTCAGCTGCAACTGTCGGCACCATCATCGGTATCAATATGGCCATTTTCGCGCTCTGGTGGTTCCCTCCGTGCTGGAGACTCTTCAACCGTTACCTGATCAGTATCCCTGCCAACCCTAACCCTCCCCTGAGACTCCTCGGCAACATCTTCAGCCATCAGTACCCTAAACATCTGATCTCGAATATGGTGTTTCTGTGGTTTATTGGAACCAAGT TGCACGATGAAATCGGCCGCGGAGAATTCCTATCTCTCTACATCGCCTCTGGAGTGGTCGGCTCATTCGTCACCCTCACGGCTCACTGTCTCATGGCTCAATGGACTGTCAGCGCGCTCGGCGCCAGTGGTGCCCTCTCGGGAGTCATAGCAGCTTACTGCACGTTGAATGCCAA CGAAAACCTgcaattcttcttcctcccagaagaatggaagaagatgctTTCCGTCCCCGGATggtccatcatcaccaccatggttGCTCTCGAAGCGATCACATTGGTTCGACGACTACGTGGTCCTCATAAACTCGATCACTGGGCTCATATGGGCGGTTACCTGACGGGTATTTCCTGGGCTTTGTCTCGGCCAAAGATGGAACGGAAACATCCTGATGGTAGTGGGAGTTGGTATCGCTGGCTGTCTTCGAAGAATTAG
- a CDS encoding uncharacterized protein (COG:S;~EggNog:ENOG410QE3V;~InterPro:IPR018946,IPR043904) gives MALPAHAPVAAMNGHASDLNAQVDVICGPLINFKNMDVNPSSSIWRGSVLIVTKPGQSQPRLLLRQAGPIGASHAGNGARAGDSAVTVDGVRLYEDPQKAFWRFSLSFALESYEARWEYAIPGFTYAEGEEAPSSWDFAVPSVNQSMRMMFHSCNGFSVGTDMNAWVGPNLWNDVLRVHAQKPFHVMIGGGDQLYNDGIRVDGPLKEWTSISNPHTRRAHNFDNNLRARCDEYYYANYVRWYSTQPFKGANGRIPQINIWDDHDIIDGFGSYTDHFMRCSVFRGIGGVAFKYYCLFQHHIAPPKSTYTTDAPQTMHAVNGTAGADPRQLENTFVLDEQQEDDSWIIGKRPGPYVEERSRNLYMRLGKRIAFIGVDARTERTRHQVNYPDTYDLIFSQLQSEVSAANGDIKHLVVLLGVPIAYPRLAWLENILSSPIIAPIRLLNKRFGFAGGLFNQFDGQVDLLDDLDDHYTARQHKKERRIFIQRLQDFAKAHSVRVTILGGDVHLAAIGRFYSNPSLRIHSEHDPRYMVNVISSAITNKPPPKAVANLLARRNKLHHMDSHTDETLMDFFDRQPGGQEKSASWNKVTMPSRNYACITEIETPESNGNAATAQDDITSFPIAVDGHSPLHKGEKNAGSTHPAADGFSSSSDMWGGLDVAIRVEINPQDRAAATEGYAFSIPTLAYVPSEADSRPTSRARSLRPRSLRPPSRQSGRRPQSAV, from the exons ATGGCTCTTCCCG CCCATGCCCCTGTCGCGGCCATGAATGGCCATGCGTCCGACCTCAATGCCCAGGTGGACGTAATATGCGGCCCTTTGATTAATTTCAAGAACATGGATGTCAATCCCTCTTCGTCCATTTGGCGTGGAAGTGTCTTGATTGTTACTAAACCGGGTCAGAGCCAGCCACGGCTGCTTTTACGCCAGGCTGGCCCCATTGGGGCCAGTCACGCCGGCAATGGTGCTCGTGCGGGCGACTCTGCTGTGACCGTGGATGGTGTCCGTCTGTACGAGGATCCCCAGAAGGCATTCTGGcgtttctccctctctttcgcTCTGGAATCCTATGAAGCGCGCTGGGAGTACGCAATTCCGGGATTTACTTATGCGGAGGGCGAAGAAGCACCTTCGTCATGGGACTTCGCGGTTCCTTCTGTAAACCAGTCAATGCGTATGATGTTCCACTCGTGCAATGGCTTCTCCGTTGGTACGGACATGAACGCATGGGTTGGGCCTAACCTCTGGAATGATGTCTTGCGCGTGCACGCGCAGAAACCCTTCCATGTCATGATCGGTGGTGGCGATCAACTCTACAACGATGGAATCCGTGTGGACGGACCACTTAAGGAATGGACTTCCATCTCCAATCCTCATACAAGACGCGCCCACAACTTCGACAACAACCTGCGCGCCAGGTGTGACGAGTACTATTATGCAAACTATGTCCGGTGGTACTCTACTCAGCCATTCAAGGGTGCAAACGGGCGGATCCCACAAATCAATATCTGGGACGACCATGATATCATCGACGGCTTCGGCTCGTACACCGACCATTTCATGCGCTGCTCCGTCTTTCGAGGCATTGGCGGCGTTGCCTTCAAGTATTACTGCCTCTTCCAGCATCACATCGCTCCACCAAAGTCGACCTACACTACCGATGCCCCGCAGACTATGCACGCCGTCAACGGCACCGCCGGCGCGGATCCACGACAGCTTGAGAACACTTTTGTTCTGGACGAACAGCAGGAAGATGACAGCTGGATCATCGGTAAACGTCCAGGACCTTACGTGGAGGAAAGGAGCAGGAATCTGTACATGCGCCTCGGCAAGCGGATTGCCTTCATTGGCGTTGATGCGCGCACCGAGCGCACTCGTCACCAGGTGAACTACCCAGACACGTACGATCTTATTTTCTCTCAGCTTCAGAGCGAAGTGTCAGCAGCAAATGGAGACATCAAACACCTGGTCGTGCTTCTGGGTGTCCCGATTGCTTATCCCCGTCTTGCATGGCTGGAGAACATCCTGAGTTCGCCCATCATTGCCCCGATTCGTCTGCTGAACAAGCGGTTTGGTTTCGCAGGAGGTCTGTTCAATCAGTTTGATGGCCAGGTGGATCTGTTGGACGACCTAGACGATCATTACACAGCCCGGCAACACAAGAAAGAACGACGCATCTTCATTCAGCGTCTACAGGACTTTGCCAAGGCCCATTCAGTACGGGTGACAATTCTGGGTGGTGATGTGCATTTGGCGGCCATCGGAAGGTTCTATTCGAATCCCAGTCTTCGCATCCACAGCGAACACGACCCGCGGTACATGGTCAATGTCATTAGCAGTGCGATCACCAATAAGCCTCCGCCCAAGGCCGTCGCAAATCTCCTCGCGCGGCGAAACAAACTCCATCACATGGATTCGCACACTGATGAAACGCTAATGGACTTCTTTGACCGCCAGCCCGGTGGGCAAGAGAAGAGCGCCTCCTGGAATAAAGTAACGATGCCATCGCGAAACTATGCCTGTATCACCGAGATTGAGACGCCCGAGTCTAATGGCAATGCCGCAACGGCTCAGGACGACATTACCTCGTTCCCCATTGCCGTGGACGGACACTCTCCCCTCCACAAGGGCGAGAAAAATGCCGGCTCGACTCACCCTGCCGCCGATGGGTtcagtagcagcagcgacaTGTGGGGAGGTCTGGACGTGGCCATCAGGGTGGAAATCAACCCCCAAGATCGGGCCGCAGCAACTGAAGGCTATGCATTCAGCA TTCCCACGTTGGCTTATGTGCCATCCGAAGCTGACTCTCGGCCCACTTCCCGCGCTCGTTCCCTGCGCCCTCGATCCCTTCGTCCTCCATCTCGCCAGTCAGGGCGCCGTCCCCAAAGTGCAGTCTAA
- a CDS encoding uncharacterized protein (COG:S;~EggNog:ENOG410PTSC;~InterPro:IPR038966;~go_process: GO:0070682 - proteasome regulatory particle assembly [Evidence IEA]) produces the protein MSAESLPISPAAFAEAIKELPLPVLYAKVSEIRNSMAHLHRSNQELRTFINESCDTDSEKQELEAYIKENEDVAVSMLERIELLKTEVENRGQKWIELEDPEKERENGERSANGNENGTVEGTEEVRNPAAGNEDRNQDHDQEQDQEGVYL, from the coding sequence ATGTCCGCCgaatccctccccatcagccCCGCCGCCTTCGCCGAAGCCATCAAAGAGCTTCCCCTCCCTGTGCTCTACGCCAAAGTCTCCGAGATCCGCAACTCCATGGCGCACCTCCACCGCTCAAACCAGGAACTGAGGACATTCATCAATGAATCATGCGACACGGACTCCGAAAAGCAAGAACTAGAGGCATATATCAAGGAGAACGAGGACGTGGCAGTGTCTATGCTGGAGAGGATCGAGCTACTGAAGACTGAGGTGGAAAATCGGGGACAGAAATGGATTGAGCTGGAGGATCCggaaaaggagagggagaatggTGAAAGGAGTGCCAATGGAAATGAGAATGGAACGGTGGAAGGGACGGAGGAGGTGCGGAACCCCGCTGCGGGGAATGAGGACCGGAATCAAGATCACGATCAGGAACAGGACCAGGAGGGAGTTTATCTGTAG